The sequence CGCATCGGCAACTGCTCCGGCTTTTACGGCGACCGCATCGCCGCAGCCCGCGAGATGGTCGAGGGCGGACCGATCGACGTCCTGTGCGGTGACTATCTGGCCGAGCTGACCATGCTCATCCTGGCCAAGGCCCAGGCCAAAGACCCGTCCGGCGGGTACGCGCGGACTTTCCTCACCCAAATGGAACAGGTGCTGGGCACCTGTCTCGATCATGGCATCAAGGTCGTCGCGAACGCGGGCGGGCTGAATCCCGCCGGCTTGGCCGCCGCGTTGCGCGAGCTGTCCGCCCGTCTCGGCCTCACCGCGCGCGTCGCTCACGTCGAGGGCGACGACCTACGTGGCGACCTCCACGCAATCACGCCGCCCGTCGGCGACATCAAACCGGTATCGGCCAACGCGTACCTCGGCGCCTGGGGCATCACCGAGGCGCTGCGTTCGGGCGCCGACGTCGTCGTGACCGGCCGGGTCACCGACGCATCCCTGGTCGTCGGTCCAGCCGCCTGGTGGCACGCCTGGGCACCCGCCGACTGGGATCGGCTCGCGGGCGCGGTCGTCGCCGGGCACGTGATCGAGTGCGGCCCTCAGGCGACGGGCGGCAACTACGCGTTCCTGGACGAGATCACGGACCGCCGCTACCCGGGGTTTCCGATCGCCGAGGTCGCCGAGGACGGCTCTTCGGTGATCACGAAGCATCCCGGCACCGGGGGACTGGTCTCAGTCGGCACGGTCACCGCCCAGCTGCTCTACGAGACCGCTGAACCTGCCTACCTCGGCCCCGACGTCGTCGCCCACTTCGACACCATCCGGCTGGCTCAACAGGGTGAGCACCGCGTCGCGATCAGCGGTACGAAAGGCAGTCCGCCGCCGGACACGTTGAAGGTGGCGTTGAATGAGGTGGGCGGCTTCCGTAACACAATGACCATGGTGCTCACCGGCCTCGACATCGGGGCCAAGGCGGCTTTCGCCGAACAGCAGCTCTTCGACGTTCTCGGCGGACGCGACGCCTTCGACGAAGTCGACGTGAGGCTGTTGCGTTTCGACGTCTCCGACGCACCGACGAACGAGCAAGCCTGCGCGCACCTGCGTGTGACGGTGAAGGACGCCGACCCGCGCAAGGTGGGCCGAGCCTTCTCCGGGGGGGGGTCATGGAGATCGCCCTGGCTGGTTTCGCCGGCTTCCACACCACCACGCCACCGTCCTCGGAGACCGCCTTCGGCGTCTACCGGCCGGCCTACGTAGCGCGGTCGGCCCTCACGCACGTACTCGTCGACGCCGACGGCACACGGCACGAGATCCCCGACCCGCCGACCGGTGCCGTCCCGCCGGCTAGGATCGCCGCGCTCGCGAAGCTGCCAGTGCCGTCCGGGCCGACACGTCGCGCGCCGCTCGGGTCGGTACTCGGCGCGCGGTCCGGAGACAAGGGCGGCAACGCTAACCTCGGCCTGTGGGCACGGGATGACCCTGGGTACGCGTGGGCGCGTGACTACCTCAGCGTCGAGCGGCTGCGCACTCTGCTCGGGCCGGAGACGGCGCACCTGCCCATGGAGCGCTTCGAACTGCCGAACCTGCGCGCCCTCAACGTGGTGGTGCACGGCTTGCTCGGTGACGGGGTGGCCTCCTCGACCCGGCTGGACGCACAGGCCAAGGGGCTCGGGGAATACGTGCGGTCCCGCATGGTGGACATTCCCCAGTCGCTGCTCGACACACACTAAATCCGGTGCGGGGCGCCGTCTACCTGCTGTGTAACCGCGCGGCTGAACAGCGCCGCAACGGCCGCGGCGGCCAGCATCGCCTCAATCGTCGCGTCGTCCAGCGACGCCGGCATGTACGCGGACGCGTTGAGCAATGACAGCACGGCGGCGACCAGGCCCTGTGCGCGCTCACGGTCCAGATCGCCCCGTGCTCGTACGAGTGCCTCGACCCAAAAGGACTCGTAGCTGTGCTGTCGGCGTCGCAGGGCACGGGTCGCCAGCGGCGACAGCGAGCGGTGCTCGCGGGCGTAGACGGCCAACAGGCCGCGTCGTCGCGCGCCGAAGGCCGCGTGCAGGTCGACAAGGGCGTGCAGGACCTCCGTCGGTGTGCCGGCCGTGGTGGCGCGCCGGGCGCCGGCCAGCAGCTCAGTCATGGCGGCGTCGCATAACTCGCGAAGGATCGCGTCCTTGTTCTGAAAGTGCCGGTAGACGGCCGGCCCGCTCACCCCTGCTGCGGCACCGATGTCGTCGATGCCCACGGCGTGAAAGCCTTGCCGCGCGAACAGGTCGGCGGCGGCCTCGAGGAGCAGTTTGCGGCGCAAACCGGCCACTTTCAGGCCTCCTGTCGATTTGTGGTTACGTTGTTCGCCGTCCGATCCGCTGGGCTGGGATCCTACCGACGCTGGGGTTGCCTGCGTCGGCACCCGCCGCACCGAATCGAGGGAGGTGAACGAAACCGCTAGCCCCCGCCGATGCTGTCGATCCTTTTCTCAGTTCATGATTTAGGGGCCCTGCTCCGAACCCGCGATGTGCAGCGGCACGACTCAGCGCAAAACGACTCCGCCCTCGATGCCCGTGAACTGCGCGCGCAGCTCGGTCTTGAGCAGCTTGCCGGTGGCGTTGCGCGGCAGTTCGGCGACGAAGTGCACGTCACGCGGACACTTGAAGTGTGCCAGCCGCTCCCGGCACCACGCCACGATCTCCTCGGCGCTCGGCGCCTGCGTCGCCGGGTCGGCAACCA is a genomic window of Mycolicibacter heraklionensis containing:
- a CDS encoding TetR/AcrR family transcriptional regulator, whose amino-acid sequence is MAGLRRKLLLEAAADLFARQGFHAVGIDDIGAAAGVSGPAVYRHFQNKDAILRELCDAAMTELLAGARRATTAGTPTEVLHALVDLHAAFGARRRGLLAVYAREHRSLSPLATRALRRRQHSYESFWVEALVRARGDLDRERAQGLVAAVLSLLNASAYMPASLDDATIEAMLAAAAVAALFSRAVTQQVDGAPHRI